The sequence TGCCCACTGGCCAGTCTACAGAGGTGCCAACACCCGCTTCCCAGCCGGGGCAAACGGTGTCGATATGGTTGACAAACACAAAGGTGGTACCCGAACCGTCGGAGCGGTGAGCCCAGGTGATGGGTAGATCGGGAATGTCTAGGTCGGGGTTGATGGCTGCGATCGCAGGGTCGCTCCACTGGGTAATGTCGCCGGTGACAATGCCGCAATACACGTCACGGCTGAGGCGCAGTTCTTGGTCACCGATGCCCGGCAGGTTGTAGGAGAACGATACGTGCCCACCGACGATAGGCAGCTGAATCGGCTCAAAGGGATAGGCATCGTTAAAGGACTTCATCCGGTCTTCGGACTCAGTGATAGGAGCCTCGGAAGCGCCAAAGTCTACGGTGCCTGCAATGTACTGCTCTAGACCGGCACCGCTGCCCACCGACTGATAGCTGACCTGCACATCGGGGTTGACAGTACGGTTATAGGCATCGAACCAGCGCTGAAAAATGGGGGCGGGGAAGGTGGCCCCTGCGCCGCTGATAGGGATGGTGGTGCCGCTGCCGCCGCCAGCCGCTACCGGAGGCGCATCGGGGTCGCCAGCTACCGGATCAGAGCCGCCACCACAGGCCGCCACAGCTAAAACCATGGGCAAAGATGCCGCTAGTAATGCTTTGCGATTGAACGCTTTGCGATTGAACATCATGGGAAACAAGTCCATCTTTTAGAACGACTACGGAATCAGATAAACAAGCCTTTTA is a genomic window of Nodosilinea sp. E11 containing:
- the pstS gene encoding phosphate ABC transporter substrate-binding protein PstS, encoding MVLAVAACGGGSDPVAGDPDAPPVAAGGGSGTTIPISGAGATFPAPIFQRWFDAYNRTVNPDVQVSYQSVGSGAGLEQYIAGTVDFGASEAPITESEDRMKSFNDAYPFEPIQLPIVGGHVSFSYNLPGIGDQELRLSRDVYCGIVTGDITQWSDPAIAAINPDLDIPDLPITWAHRSDGSGTTFVFVNHIDTVCPGWEAGVGTSVDWPVGIGGQGNEGVAATIQQNEGAIGYLSYAYAALNDISSAIIENQAGNFVEPTPENAANALLDAEVPDDFALLVPDPAGEDAYPIVGLVWVMIYQEYQDEAKWQAMRDVFEWALGPDGRALTEELLFVPLPDPLVERVREVFDTVNAG